In one window of Camelina sativa cultivar DH55 chromosome 15, Cs, whole genome shotgun sequence DNA:
- the LOC104746822 gene encoding protein LIGHT-DEPENDENT SHORT HYPOCOTYLS 4-like yields MDPVLGFMGTTNISHNTNLMIAAAATTATTSSSSSSSSGGSGANQLSRYENQKRRDWNTFGQYLRNHRPPLSLSRCSGAHVLEFLRYLDQFGKTKVHTHLCPFFGHPNPPAPCACPLRQAWGSLDALIGRLRAAFEENGGSPETNPFGARAVRLYLREVRDSQAKARGISYEKKKRKRPPPPLPPPQPVISTSPN; encoded by the exons ATGGATCCTGTCCTCGGCTTTATGGGCACAACAAACATCTCACATAACACAAACCTTATGATCGCTGCCGCAGCCACCACCGCTACCACCTCCTCATCTTCCTCGTCATCCTCCGGCGGTTCGGGGGCTAACCAGTTGAGCAGGTACGAGAatcagaagagaagagattggAACACTTTCGGACAGTATCTACGCAACCACCGTCCaccactttctctctctcgttgCAGTGGTGCTCATGTTCTTGAATTCCTCAGGTACCTCGACCAATTCGGCAAGACCAAG GTTCACACACACCTATGTCCGTTCTTTGGACACCCAAACCCACCAGCACCATGTGCATGTCCACTTCGACAAGCGTGGGGTAGTCTGGACGCACTCATTGGCCGTCTTAGAGCCGCTTTTGAAGAGAACGGTGGTTCACCAGAGACGAACCCTTTTGGTGCACGAGCCGTTCGACTTTACCTAAGGGAAGTGCGTGACTCGCAGGCTAAAGCACGTGGAATCAGCTATGAAAAGAAGAAGCGGAAGCGACCTCCTCCGCCTCTACCACCGCCTCAGCCCGTGATTTCAACTAGCCCTAATTAG